The Pseudomonas sp. FP2309 genome has a window encoding:
- a CDS encoding tRNA-dihydrouridine synthase — MQIALAPMEGLVDNILRDVLTRVGGIDWCVTEFIRVNDRLLTPAYFHKLAPELLHGAHTAAGVPLRVQLLGSDPVCLAENAALACELGSQVIDLNFGCPAKTVNKSRGGAVLLKEPELLNQIVEHVRRAVPAHIPVTAKMRLGFDSPDGALVCATALAEGGAAHIVVHARTKTDGYKPPAHWEWIPRVQDVVKVPVFANGDIWSVDDWKRCREVSGAEDIMLGRGLVARPDLARQIAAARAGEEVVEMTWAQMQPMLHEFWTQSVAQLTEKQAPGRLKQWLAMLTRNYPEAVELFTAMRRETDLEQVSRLLGMVHPVSAH, encoded by the coding sequence ATGCAAATTGCTTTGGCGCCCATGGAGGGGTTGGTCGACAACATCCTGCGGGACGTGTTGACCCGCGTGGGCGGTATCGACTGGTGCGTGACCGAGTTCATTCGCGTCAACGACCGCCTGCTCACCCCCGCCTATTTCCACAAGCTCGCCCCGGAGTTGCTGCACGGTGCCCACACGGCGGCAGGTGTGCCTTTGCGTGTGCAATTGCTCGGTTCCGACCCGGTGTGCCTGGCGGAAAACGCGGCGTTGGCCTGCGAGCTGGGTTCGCAGGTGATCGATCTCAACTTCGGCTGCCCGGCCAAAACCGTGAACAAGTCGCGCGGCGGTGCGGTACTGCTCAAGGAGCCGGAGTTGCTCAACCAGATCGTTGAGCATGTGCGCCGTGCGGTTCCCGCCCACATTCCGGTGACCGCCAAGATGCGCCTGGGCTTCGACAGCCCCGACGGTGCGCTGGTGTGTGCCACCGCCCTGGCCGAGGGCGGCGCAGCGCATATCGTGGTGCACGCGCGCACCAAGACCGATGGTTACAAGCCGCCCGCCCATTGGGAGTGGATCCCACGCGTGCAGGACGTAGTCAAGGTTCCCGTCTTCGCCAATGGTGACATCTGGAGTGTCGATGACTGGAAGCGCTGTCGCGAGGTCAGCGGTGCTGAAGACATCATGCTCGGTCGCGGGCTGGTGGCGCGCCCGGACCTGGCCCGCCAGATTGCCGCGGCGCGTGCAGGCGAGGAAGTCGTGGAGATGACTTGGGCGCAGATGCAACCCATGCTGCACGAGTTCTGGACCCAATCGGTTGCACAACTGACGGAGAAGCAGGCGCCCGGCCGCTTGAAACAGTGGCTGGCGATGCTGACCCGCAATTACCCGGAAGCGGTGGAGTTGTTTACGGCCATGCGGCGCGAGACCGATCTTGAGCAGGTCAGTCGACTGTTGGGGATGGTTCACCCGGTCTCGGCGCACTGA
- a CDS encoding thioesterase family protein produces the protein MGWDLATPFIIDLQVAPEDIDGLGHANNAVYVSWLERCAWRHSQRLGLDLTEYRRLDRAMAVVRHEIDYLAAGYEGDELQLGTWIVDWDQRLKMTRRFQLVRPRDGVTLLRAQTTFVCIELSSGKPKRMPAEFLDGYGPALTGG, from the coding sequence ATGGGCTGGGATTTGGCAACGCCGTTCATCATCGATCTGCAGGTCGCGCCTGAAGACATTGACGGCCTGGGGCACGCCAACAACGCGGTGTACGTGTCCTGGCTGGAGCGCTGCGCCTGGCGTCACTCCCAGCGCCTGGGGCTGGACCTCACTGAATATCGCCGTCTGGATCGCGCCATGGCGGTGGTGCGCCATGAGATTGACTACCTGGCTGCAGGCTATGAAGGCGACGAACTGCAACTGGGCACCTGGATCGTCGACTGGGATCAGCGTTTGAAAATGACCCGCCGCTTCCAACTGGTCCGTCCGCGCGACGGAGTGACCCTGTTACGGGCGCAGACCACCTTTGTGTGCATTGAACTCTCCAGCGGTAAGCCCAAGCGCATGCCCGCCGAGTTTCTGGACGGATATGGTCCTGCGCTGACGGGGGGTTAA
- a CDS encoding alpha/beta hydrolase gives MTALTWIRRFNGTVGHLAPQAVASKMRRTFMTPRELPPRDWELPLLAQSERITLRFGLSALRWGEGPAVLLMHGWEGRPTQFASLITALVDNGYCVIALDGPAHGRSPGREAHVLLFARAMLEATAELPPLRAVIGHSMGGASAMLAVQLGLRTEALVSIAAPSRFLDVLRGFTRMVGLPARARSAFMQEVELSFGMALKHLDVAHYQMNIPGLIVHAEDDTFVPVKASQAIHEAWSDSRLLRLERGGHQKVLADPRVIDGVLALLAGCHLPARQSA, from the coding sequence ATGACTGCTTTGACGTGGATTCGTCGTTTCAACGGCACCGTCGGCCACCTGGCTCCCCAAGCCGTCGCCAGCAAGATGCGCCGTACCTTCATGACGCCGCGCGAACTGCCGCCGCGTGATTGGGAATTGCCGTTGTTGGCGCAATCGGAGCGCATCACGTTGCGCTTTGGTTTGTCGGCGTTGCGCTGGGGTGAAGGCCCAGCGGTGCTGTTGATGCATGGTTGGGAAGGGCGGCCGACCCAGTTCGCCAGCTTGATCACGGCCCTGGTCGACAACGGCTACTGCGTGATTGCCCTCGACGGCCCCGCCCATGGCCGCTCGCCGGGGCGTGAGGCGCATGTGCTGCTGTTCGCCCGCGCCATGCTTGAGGCCACCGCCGAGTTGCCGCCGCTGCGCGCGGTGATCGGCCATTCCATGGGCGGTGCCAGCGCGATGCTGGCCGTGCAATTGGGGTTGCGTACCGAGGCGTTGGTGAGCATTGCAGCGCCGTCGCGTTTTCTCGACGTATTGCGCGGCTTTACCAGGATGGTCGGCTTGCCGGCGCGTGCGCGTTCGGCATTTATGCAGGAGGTCGAGCTGAGCTTCGGGATGGCGCTCAAACACCTGGATGTGGCCCATTACCAGATGAACATCCCCGGCCTGATCGTGCACGCCGAAGACGATACCTTCGTTCCGGTCAAGGCGTCCCAGGCTATCCACGAGGCCTGGTCCGACAGCCGCCTGCTGCGCCTGGAGAGGGGCGGGCACCAGAAAGTGCTGGCCGACCCGCGGGTGATTGACGGCGTGCTGGCGCTCCTGGCCGGCTGCCATTTACCGGCACGGCAGAGCGCCTGA
- a CDS encoding TetR/AcrR family transcriptional regulator, with translation MSDKKAQTRERILQAASAALIQRGPAEPSVGEVMGAAGLTVGGFYAHFESKDALMLEAFSQLLAQRRASIDDIDTQLPDEERRALVAAFYLSRKHRDSTSQACPLPATVGEMGRLPDAFREVLSEHVELMAAQLAGSPEDTDKALADMALMVGGLTLARALGPGELSDRVIRAAKSAVR, from the coding sequence ATGAGCGATAAAAAAGCGCAAACCCGCGAACGTATCTTGCAAGCCGCCAGCGCCGCGTTGATTCAGCGTGGCCCGGCCGAGCCGAGTGTCGGTGAAGTCATGGGCGCTGCGGGGCTGACAGTCGGTGGTTTTTACGCGCATTTTGAAAGCAAGGATGCGCTGATGCTCGAGGCGTTCAGCCAACTGCTTGCGCAGCGCCGCGCGTCCATCGACGACATCGACACCCAGCTCCCCGACGAGGAGCGCCGTGCGCTGGTGGCGGCTTTCTACCTGTCGCGCAAGCACCGTGACTCCACGTCCCAGGCGTGCCCGTTACCGGCCACGGTCGGCGAGATGGGGCGCTTGCCGGACGCGTTTCGCGAGGTATTGAGCGAGCATGTTGAGTTGATGGCCGCACAATTGGCCGGCAGCCCGGAAGACACCGACAAGGCCCTGGCGGACATGGCCTTGATGGTGGGCGGGCTGACATTGGCGCGGGCGTTGGGCCCGGGCGAGTTGTCCGATCGCGTGATACGTGCGGCCAAGTCGGCGGTGCGCTGA
- the gltX gene encoding glutamate--tRNA ligase, which produces MTTVRTRIAPSPTGDPHVGTAYIALFNYCFAKQHGGEFILRIEDTDQLRSTRESEQQIFDALRWLGITWAEGPDVGGPHGPYRQSERSDIYKQYTQQLVDMGHAFPCFCTAEELDQMRAEQQARGETPRYDGRALLLSKEEVAQRLAAGEPHVIRMKVPSEGVCVVPDMLRGDVEIPWDRMDMQVLMKTDGLPTYFLANVVDDHLMGITHVLRGEEWLPSAPKLILLYEYFGWEQPQLCYMPLLRNPDKSKLSKRKNPTSVTFYERMGFMPEAMLNYLGRMGWSMPDEREKFSLQEMVDNFDLSRVSLGGPIFDIEKLSWLNGQWLRDLPVEEFASRVQQWALNPEYMMKIAPLVQGRVETFSQVAPLASFFFAGGVNPDPKLFESKKLSGDQVRQLMQLILWKLESLRQWEKDAITATIQSVVESLELKLRDAMPLMFAAITGQASSVSVLDAMEILGPDLTRFRLRQALDLLGGVSKKENKEWEKLLGAIA; this is translated from the coding sequence ATGACCACCGTCCGCACGCGCATTGCGCCATCGCCTACTGGGGATCCCCACGTCGGCACTGCCTACATCGCCTTGTTCAACTACTGCTTTGCCAAGCAGCACGGCGGTGAATTCATCCTGCGGATCGAAGACACCGACCAACTGCGTTCCACTCGTGAGTCGGAGCAGCAGATTTTCGATGCCTTGCGCTGGTTGGGCATCACCTGGGCCGAAGGCCCGGACGTCGGCGGCCCGCATGGCCCGTATCGTCAGAGCGAGCGCAGCGACATCTACAAGCAATACACCCAGCAACTGGTCGACATGGGCCATGCGTTCCCGTGCTTCTGCACTGCCGAAGAATTGGACCAGATGCGCGCCGAGCAACAGGCCCGTGGCGAAACCCCGCGCTACGATGGCCGCGCGCTGCTGTTGTCCAAGGAAGAAGTGGCCCAGCGCCTGGCCGCCGGCGAGCCCCACGTGATCCGCATGAAGGTGCCGAGCGAAGGCGTGTGTGTGGTGCCGGACATGCTGCGCGGTGACGTCGAGATCCCGTGGGACCGCATGGACATGCAAGTGCTGATGAAGACCGACGGCTTGCCGACGTACTTCCTGGCCAACGTGGTCGACGACCACCTGATGGGCATCACCCATGTGCTGCGGGGTGAAGAATGGCTGCCGTCGGCGCCGAAATTGATCCTGCTCTACGAATATTTCGGCTGGGAACAGCCGCAGTTGTGCTACATGCCGCTGCTGCGTAACCCGGACAAGAGCAAGCTGTCCAAGCGCAAGAACCCGACCTCGGTGACGTTCTATGAGCGCATGGGTTTTATGCCTGAGGCGATGCTCAACTACCTGGGCCGCATGGGCTGGTCGATGCCGGACGAGCGCGAGAAGTTTTCGCTGCAGGAAATGGTCGACAATTTCGACCTGTCCCGCGTGTCCCTTGGCGGGCCGATCTTCGATATCGAGAAGCTGTCGTGGCTCAACGGCCAGTGGCTGCGTGACCTGCCTGTGGAGGAGTTTGCCAGCCGTGTGCAGCAGTGGGCGTTGAACCCTGAGTACATGATGAAGATCGCGCCGCTGGTGCAGGGCAGGGTGGAGACGTTCAGTCAGGTCGCACCCTTGGCAAGTTTCTTCTTTGCTGGCGGCGTGAACCCGGATCCCAAGCTGTTCGAGTCCAAGAAGCTCTCGGGTGATCAGGTTCGCCAACTGATGCAGTTGATCCTGTGGAAGCTCGAGAGTCTGCGTCAGTGGGAGAAGGATGCGATCACCGCGACGATCCAGTCGGTGGTTGAATCCCTGGAACTGAAGTTGCGCGACGCCATGCCGCTGATGTTTGCCGCGATCACCGGGCAGGCCAGTTCGGTGTCGGTGCTTGATGCAATGGAAATTCTCGGTCCGGACCTTACCCGGTTCCGCCTGCGCCAAGCCCTTGATTTGCTTGGTGGTGTATCGAAGAAAGAAAACAAAGAGTGGGAAAAGCTGCTGGGCGCTATCGCTTAA
- the uvrB gene encoding excinuclease ABC subunit UvrB has translation MSDFQLVTRFEPAGDQPEAIRQMVEGIEAGLAHQTLLGVTGSGKTFSIANVIAQINRPTLVLAPNKTLAAQLYGEFKAFFPNNAVEYFVSYYDYYQPEAYVPSSDTFIEKDASINDHIEQMRLSATKALLERKDAIIVTTVSCIYGLGSPETYLKMVLHVDRGDKLDQRELLRRLTSLQYTRNDMDFARATFRVRGDVIDIYPAESDLEAIRIELFDDEVESLSAFDPLTGEVIRKLPRFTFYPKSHYVTPRETLMGAIEGIKVELAERLEYLRANNKLVEAQRLEQRTRFDLEMILELGYCNGIENYSRYLSGRDSGAPPPTLYDYLPDDALLVIDESHVSVPQVGAMYKGDRSRKETLVEYGFRLPSALDNRPMRFDEWEAISPQTIFVSATPGNYEAEHAGRVIEQLVRPTGLVDPEIEIRPALTQVDDLLSEINKRVALEERVLVTTLTKRMSEDLTDYLADHGVRVRYLHSDIDTVERVEIIRDLRLGTFDVLVGINLLREGLDMPEVSLVAILDADKEGFLRSERSLIQTIGRAARNLNGRAILYADRITGSMERAIGETQRRRDKQIAFNLENGITPKGVFKDVADIMEGATVPGSRSKKRKGMAKAAEESAKYENELRSPSEITKRIRQLEEKMYQLARDLEFEAAAQTRDEIGKLRERLLTV, from the coding sequence ATGTCGGATTTCCAACTCGTCACCCGTTTTGAACCCGCCGGCGATCAACCGGAAGCCATTCGCCAGATGGTCGAAGGCATCGAAGCCGGGCTGGCGCACCAGACGCTGCTTGGGGTGACCGGTTCAGGCAAGACCTTCAGCATCGCCAACGTGATCGCGCAGATTAACCGCCCGACCCTGGTGCTGGCACCGAACAAGACCCTCGCCGCGCAGTTGTACGGCGAGTTCAAGGCGTTCTTCCCCAACAACGCGGTGGAGTACTTCGTCTCCTACTACGACTACTACCAGCCCGAAGCCTATGTGCCGTCCTCCGATACCTTTATCGAGAAGGACGCCTCGATCAACGACCATATCGAGCAGATGCGGCTGTCGGCGACCAAGGCGTTGCTCGAGCGCAAAGACGCGATCATCGTCACCACGGTGTCGTGCATCTACGGCCTGGGCAGCCCGGAAACCTATTTGAAGATGGTGCTGCACGTCGACCGTGGCGACAAACTCGACCAGCGCGAACTGCTGCGCCGTCTGACCAGCCTGCAATACACCCGCAACGACATGGACTTTGCCCGCGCCACCTTCCGTGTGCGCGGCGATGTGATCGACATTTACCCGGCCGAATCCGACCTGGAAGCGATCCGCATCGAGCTGTTTGACGATGAAGTCGAGAGCCTGTCGGCCTTCGACCCGTTGACTGGCGAGGTGATCCGCAAACTGCCGCGCTTCACCTTTTACCCCAAGAGTCACTACGTGACCCCCCGTGAAACCCTGATGGGCGCGATCGAGGGCATCAAGGTCGAGTTGGCCGAGCGCCTGGAATACCTGCGCGCCAACAACAAATTGGTGGAGGCCCAGCGCCTGGAGCAGCGTACCCGCTTTGACCTGGAGATGATCCTCGAACTGGGCTACTGCAACGGCATCGAAAACTACTCGCGCTACCTCTCGGGTCGCGATTCGGGCGCGCCGCCGCCGACGCTTTACGACTACCTGCCGGACGACGCGCTGCTGGTGATCGACGAATCCCACGTGAGCGTGCCGCAAGTGGGTGCGATGTATAAGGGTGACCGCTCGCGCAAGGAAACCCTGGTGGAATACGGCTTCCGTCTGCCCTCGGCGCTGGATAACCGGCCGATGCGTTTCGATGAATGGGAAGCCATCAGCCCGCAGACCATCTTCGTTTCGGCCACACCGGGCAACTATGAGGCCGAACACGCCGGCCGGGTGATCGAGCAACTGGTGCGCCCGACCGGCTTGGTGGACCCTGAGATAGAGATCCGTCCGGCGCTGACCCAGGTCGACGACCTGCTGTCGGAGATCAATAAGCGCGTGGCCCTGGAAGAGCGGGTGCTGGTCACCACGCTGACCAAGCGCATGTCCGAAGACCTGACCGACTACCTCGCCGACCATGGCGTGCGCGTGCGCTACCTGCACTCGGATATCGACACCGTCGAGCGCGTGGAGATCATCCGCGACCTGCGCCTGGGCACCTTTGATGTGCTGGTGGGGATCAACCTGCTGCGTGAGGGTCTCGACATGCCGGAAGTCTCGCTGGTGGCGATCCTCGATGCCGACAAGGAGGGCTTCCTGCGCTCCGAGCGTTCGCTGATCCAGACCATCGGCCGTGCCGCGCGCAACCTCAACGGGCGGGCGATTCTGTACGCCGACCGCATCACCGGCTCCATGGAGCGGGCGATTGGCGAGACCCAGCGTCGGCGCGACAAGCAGATCGCATTCAACCTGGAAAACGGCATCACTCCCAAAGGGGTATTCAAGGACGTTGCCGACATTATGGAAGGCGCCACCGTACCTGGCTCGCGCAGCAAGAAGCGCAAGGGCATGGCCAAGGCCGCCGAGGAAAGCGCCAAGTACGAGAACGAACTGCGCTCGCCGAGTGAGATCACCAAGCGTATCCGTCAGTTGGAAGAGAAGATGTACCAGCTGGCGCGAGACCTGGAGTTCGAGGCGGCGGCGCAGACGCGCGATGAGATTGGTAAGTTGCGTGAGCGCTTGTTAACCGTTTGA
- a CDS encoding amino acid aminotransferase produces the protein MSLFSAVEMAPRDPILGLNEAFNADTRTTKVNLGVGVYCDEEGKIPLLRAVAEAEAIRVAQHAARGYLPIDGIAAYDKAVQTLLFGTESPLLNAGRVVTVQAVGGTGALKLGADFLKQLLPNAVVAISDPSWENHRALFETAGFPVQNYRYYDAATHDVNRAGLLEDLKALPPQSIVVLHACCHNPTGVDLSPADWQNVLDVVKANNLVPFLDMAYQGFGDGIHEDAAAVRLFAESGLTFFVSSSFSKSFSLYGERVGALSIVGDSKEESARILSQVKRVIRTNYSNPPTHGAAIVAAVLNNPELRAQWEAELAEMRLRIRGMREQMVAALAKAAPGHDFSFVGRQRGMFSYSGLTVEQVTRLRTEFGIYALDTGRICVAALNQSNIDAVTKAIVQVL, from the coding sequence ATGAGCCTGTTCTCCGCTGTCGAAATGGCACCACGCGATCCTATCCTGGGCCTCAACGAAGCATTCAACGCCGACACACGAACCACCAAGGTCAACCTTGGCGTCGGCGTTTATTGCGACGAGGAGGGGAAGATTCCACTCTTGCGTGCCGTTGCCGAAGCGGAAGCCATTCGTGTGGCCCAACACGCCGCCCGTGGCTACTTGCCGATCGATGGCATCGCCGCCTACGACAAGGCCGTGCAAACCCTGCTGTTCGGTACCGAATCGCCGCTGCTCAATGCCGGCCGCGTCGTCACCGTACAAGCCGTCGGCGGCACTGGCGCCCTGAAGCTCGGCGCTGACTTCCTCAAGCAACTGCTGCCGAACGCCGTCGTCGCCATCAGCGACCCAAGCTGGGAAAACCACCGCGCGCTGTTCGAAACCGCCGGTTTCCCGGTGCAGAACTACCGCTACTACGACGCGGCCACCCACGACGTGAACCGTGCCGGCCTGCTCGAAGACCTCAAAGCCCTGCCACCCCAGTCCATCGTGGTCCTGCACGCCTGCTGCCACAACCCGACCGGCGTCGACCTGAGCCCGGCCGACTGGCAAAACGTGCTGGACGTGGTCAAGGCCAACAATCTGGTGCCGTTCCTCGACATGGCTTACCAGGGCTTCGGCGACGGCATCCACGAAGACGCTGCGGCTGTGCGTCTGTTCGCTGAGTCCGGTCTGACCTTCTTCGTTTCCAGTTCGTTCTCCAAATCGTTCTCGCTGTACGGCGAGCGCGTGGGCGCGCTGTCGATCGTGGGCGACTCCAAGGAAGAAAGCGCGCGCATCCTGTCCCAGGTCAAGCGTGTGATCCGCACCAACTATTCCAACCCGCCGACCCATGGCGCAGCGATTGTGGCCGCGGTGCTCAACAACCCCGAGCTGCGCGCCCAGTGGGAAGCCGAACTGGCCGAGATGCGCCTGCGCATCCGTGGCATGCGCGAGCAGATGGTCGCCGCACTGGCCAAGGCCGCTCCAGGCCACGACTTCAGCTTCGTCGGCCGCCAGCGTGGGATGTTCTCCTACTCCGGCCTGACCGTTGAGCAAGTCACCCGCTTGCGCACCGAGTTCGGCATCTACGCGCTGGATACCGGGCGTATCTGTGTGGCGGCGCTGAACCAGTCGAACATTGACGCGGTAACAAAGGCAATCGTTCAGGTTCTATAA
- a CDS encoding LysR family transcriptional regulator, which produces MDLVQLEIFKAVAEQGSISAAAQLIHRVPSNLTTRIKQLEQDLGVALFIREKSRLRLSPAGWNFLGYARRILDLVQEARATVAGEEPQGAFALGSLESTAAVRIPALLAAYNQKHTKVELDLSTGPSGTMIEGVLSGRLTAAFVDGPVLHSTLEGVAVFEEEMVVIAPLHHAPITRGREVNGENIYTFRSNCSYRHHFERWFAQDGAVPGKIFEIESYHGMLACVSAGAGLALMPRSMLESMPGSAAVSVWPLADSFRLLNTWLIWRRGTVSQSLNSFVKLLEARGLVAA; this is translated from the coding sequence TTGGATCTGGTGCAGCTGGAAATCTTCAAGGCCGTTGCCGAGCAAGGCAGTATCAGCGCCGCCGCGCAGTTGATTCATCGTGTGCCGTCGAACCTGACCACACGCATCAAGCAACTGGAGCAGGACCTGGGCGTGGCGTTGTTTATCCGCGAGAAGAGTCGTCTGCGCCTGTCGCCGGCCGGGTGGAATTTCCTCGGCTATGCGCGGCGTATCCTCGACCTGGTGCAAGAGGCCCGCGCCACGGTGGCGGGGGAGGAGCCCCAAGGCGCGTTTGCGCTGGGGTCACTTGAGAGCACGGCGGCGGTGCGCATTCCGGCGTTGTTGGCGGCGTATAACCAGAAGCACACCAAGGTCGAGCTGGACCTGAGCACGGGGCCTTCGGGCACGATGATCGAAGGCGTGTTGTCGGGGCGGTTGACGGCGGCGTTTGTCGACGGCCCGGTGTTGCACTCGACGCTGGAGGGCGTGGCGGTGTTCGAGGAAGAGATGGTGGTGATTGCGCCGCTGCATCATGCGCCGATCACGCGGGGCAGGGAGGTCAACGGCGAGAACATTTACACGTTCCGTTCCAACTGCTCTTACCGGCACCACTTCGAGCGCTGGTTTGCGCAGGACGGCGCGGTGCCGGGCAAGATCTTCGAGATCGAGTCGTACCACGGCATGCTCGCGTGCGTCAGCGCCGGTGCCGGCCTGGCACTGATGCCGCGCAGTATGTTGGAAAGCATGCCGGGGTCGGCTGCGGTGAGTGTATGGCCGTTGGCCGACAGCTTTCGCCTGTTGAATACCTGGTTGATCTGGCGGCGCGGCACGGTGTCGCAGAGTTTGAACAGCTTTGTGAAGTTATTGGAGGCGCGCGGGCTGGTAGCGGCGTGA
- a CDS encoding aldehyde dehydrogenase family protein: MNAISPQTHALSINPANGETVGSYPYETASQLNAALERATAAFRTWRRQPVSGRAERLLALAAALREQAEEMAQMITLEMGKPIAQARAEIEKCAQLSEWYAAQGPAMLAPEPTLVDNGTAHIEYRPLGPILAVMPWNFPVWQVLRGAVPTLLAGNTYVLKHAPNVMGSAYLIRQAFQKAGFIEGLFEVINVTTEGVSSAIADPRIAAVTLTGSVRAGIAIGSQAGAALKKCVLELGGSDPFIVLNDADLDAAVQAALIGRFQNSGQVCAAAKRLIIEAGVVEAFTAKFVEASRAMVMGDPTSADTYVGPMARFDLRDELHGQVQATLQEGATLLLGGNKVAGAGNYYEPTVLADVTDRMTSFKQELFGPVASIITARDADHAVALANDSEFGLTASIFTADAAKARHIADQLETGGIFVNAFSVSDPRVAFGGVKKSGFGRELSHFGVREFCNAQTVWLDRK, from the coding sequence ATGAACGCTATTTCCCCTCAGACCCACGCCCTGTCGATCAACCCCGCCAACGGCGAAACGGTCGGCAGCTATCCGTATGAAACCGCGTCGCAGCTCAACGCCGCGCTCGAGCGTGCCACCGCAGCCTTCCGCACCTGGCGCCGCCAGCCGGTCAGCGGACGCGCCGAGCGGTTACTGGCCCTGGCCGCTGCCCTGCGCGAACAAGCGGAGGAGATGGCACAGATGATCACCCTGGAAATGGGCAAGCCCATTGCCCAGGCCCGTGCCGAAATCGAAAAGTGCGCGCAACTGAGCGAGTGGTACGCCGCCCAAGGCCCGGCCATGCTCGCCCCGGAACCGACCCTGGTGGACAACGGCACCGCGCACATCGAATACCGCCCACTGGGTCCGATCCTCGCCGTAATGCCGTGGAACTTCCCGGTCTGGCAAGTCCTGCGCGGCGCAGTGCCGACCTTGCTGGCCGGCAACACCTACGTGCTCAAACACGCACCGAACGTGATGGGCAGCGCGTACCTGATCAGGCAAGCCTTCCAGAAAGCCGGTTTTATCGAAGGCCTGTTTGAAGTGATCAACGTGACCACCGAGGGTGTGTCCAGCGCCATCGCCGACCCACGGATCGCCGCCGTCACCCTCACCGGCAGTGTGCGTGCCGGCATCGCCATCGGCTCCCAGGCGGGCGCGGCGCTGAAAAAATGCGTGCTGGAACTGGGCGGCTCCGACCCGTTCATCGTGCTCAACGATGCCGACCTCGACGCCGCCGTACAGGCCGCGCTGATTGGCCGCTTCCAAAACAGCGGCCAAGTTTGCGCCGCCGCCAAGCGCCTGATCATTGAGGCCGGTGTGGTCGAAGCCTTCACCGCCAAATTCGTCGAGGCCAGCCGCGCCATGGTGATGGGCGACCCGACCTCAGCCGACACCTACGTCGGCCCGATGGCCCGCTTCGACCTGCGGGACGAGTTGCACGGCCAGGTCCAGGCCACTCTGCAAGAAGGCGCCACATTGTTATTGGGCGGCAATAAAGTCGCAGGGGCCGGTAACTATTACGAACCGACCGTACTGGCAGACGTCACCGACCGGATGACCTCGTTCAAACAGGAGCTGTTCGGGCCGGTGGCCTCGATCATCACCGCCCGCGACGCTGACCACGCGGTGGCGCTGGCCAACGACAGCGAGTTCGGCCTCACCGCCAGCATCTTCACCGCCGATGCGGCAAAAGCCCGGCATATCGCCGATCAACTGGAAACCGGCGGGATCTTCGTCAACGCCTTCAGCGTCTCTGACCCACGGGTGGCGTTTGGTGGCGTGAAGAAGAGCGGCTTCGGCCGCGAGCTGTCGCACTTTGGTGTGCGCGAGTTCTGCAACGCGCAGACCGTGTGGCTGGACCGCAAATAA
- a CDS encoding M24 family metallopeptidase, with protein sequence MSAHAADPALARYTDAIGDRARAIAQLDDATILAEEAKLAPVASDLLRKVAPLIRKGGTGTAVQEFLLDQYAQHGWLPMMFGYRGYPAAVAVSVNNQVSAAPPTDVPFPDAALVKVELIAASAQAHVAQVWTFATPNATPAQRQLLMTARRALANGVAHVQGGQRLANVGAAIQQELDAGHAVAVREFAGYAMGQARIQKPQVLGYKVEGDSPLMQPGQVLNVYVIAKAGTVGVRYQPPDFWSLLSTDGADGVMLSAMVEVTADGHRLLSRMLD encoded by the coding sequence ATGAGCGCACACGCCGCTGACCCTGCGCTCGCCCGCTACACCGACGCGATCGGCGACAGGGCCCGCGCCATCGCCCAGTTGGATGACGCAACCATTCTTGCCGAGGAAGCCAAACTGGCGCCCGTCGCCAGTGACCTGTTGCGCAAGGTCGCGCCGCTGATCCGCAAGGGCGGCACCGGCACTGCGGTCCAGGAATTTTTACTCGACCAGTACGCACAGCACGGCTGGCTGCCGATGATGTTCGGTTATCGCGGCTACCCGGCAGCGGTGGCGGTGTCGGTGAATAACCAGGTGAGCGCCGCGCCGCCCACCGATGTGCCGTTCCCGGACGCGGCGCTGGTAAAAGTGGAGTTGATCGCGGCATCGGCGCAGGCCCATGTTGCCCAGGTCTGGACGTTCGCCACACCCAATGCCACCCCGGCGCAACGCCAATTGCTGATGACTGCGCGCCGTGCGCTGGCCAACGGAGTCGCCCACGTTCAGGGCGGCCAGCGGCTGGCCAATGTGGGGGCGGCGATACAACAGGAACTGGACGCGGGCCATGCCGTCGCGGTGCGTGAGTTTGCGGGCTATGCCATGGGGCAGGCGCGCATACAAAAGCCGCAAGTGCTCGGTTACAAGGTCGAGGGTGACAGCCCGTTGATGCAACCCGGGCAAGTGCTCAACGTGTATGTGATCGCCAAGGCGGGCACCGTTGGTGTGAGGTATCAGCCACCGGACTTTTGGAGCCTGCTCTCCACGGACGGTGCCGACGGCGTGATGTTGTCGGCGATGGTCGAGGTGACGGCAGATGGGCACCGGCTGCTTAGCCGGATGCTGGATTGA